In one Hymenobacter sp. DG25B genomic region, the following are encoded:
- a CDS encoding PAS domain-containing protein — MPVSAFPVNYQELFHALPENFLLIAPNADATIIDNTNSHVAVSMKSRDEVVGKAFFEAYPATDEKSAAVIRESHEHVRRHLEPHTMPLIRYDLQRPQAQGGGLEELYWQATHYPILDAEGKLQYILQRTQDVTEQYHAEQRAELVKKELAEQQERNRFILESLPILVWTAQPDGNRDYFSSRWLQFTGRPLEAELNNQWIHNIHPDDQARVQQQWNESVATGQPYQVEYRLRRHDGQYRWVLMRALPHYNAQHEITMWVGGGTDIQDQKQMVQELLETNEQQALLSDQAYQAYQLAETQRETFYNLFMQTPAMICILRGPEHRFEFVNPEYQKLFPHRQLIGKTVAEVLPEVIEQGFITLLDNVYDTGEAFVGNELDIMLDRDGSGQLQRSYLNFTYQLFMEGSEKAGITVFAFDVTDLVLARQALERPDSTVR; from the coding sequence ATGCCTGTTTCTGCTTTTCCCGTCAATTATCAGGAGTTGTTCCACGCCCTGCCGGAGAACTTTCTGCTCATTGCCCCCAATGCCGACGCCACTATCATTGATAATACCAATAGCCACGTAGCGGTATCAATGAAAAGTCGGGATGAAGTGGTAGGAAAGGCCTTTTTCGAAGCCTATCCGGCCACCGATGAGAAATCGGCGGCGGTAATCCGGGAATCGCATGAACATGTGCGCCGCCACCTGGAGCCGCATACCATGCCGCTCATCCGCTACGATTTGCAGCGCCCGCAGGCGCAGGGCGGTGGTCTGGAAGAGCTGTACTGGCAGGCTACTCACTATCCTATTCTGGATGCGGAAGGCAAGCTGCAGTATATTTTGCAACGCACCCAGGACGTAACCGAGCAATACCACGCCGAACAGCGCGCCGAGCTGGTGAAGAAGGAGCTGGCGGAGCAACAGGAGCGCAACCGCTTTATTCTGGAATCATTGCCCATTCTGGTCTGGACGGCCCAGCCCGATGGTAACCGGGACTACTTCAGCTCCCGCTGGCTGCAGTTTACCGGCCGCCCTCTGGAAGCGGAGCTTAACAACCAGTGGATCCACAACATCCACCCCGATGACCAGGCCCGGGTACAACAGCAATGGAACGAAAGCGTGGCCACCGGCCAGCCCTATCAGGTAGAATACCGCCTGCGCCGCCACGATGGTCAGTATCGCTGGGTGCTGATGCGTGCCCTGCCCCACTACAACGCCCAGCACGAAATTACCATGTGGGTAGGTGGCGGTACCGATATTCAGGACCAGAAGCAGATGGTGCAGGAGCTACTGGAAACCAATGAGCAGCAGGCATTACTCTCCGACCAGGCTTACCAGGCCTATCAGCTGGCCGAAACCCAGCGCGAGACGTTCTACAACCTGTTTATGCAGACACCGGCCATGATCTGCATTCTGCGCGGCCCGGAGCACCGCTTCGAGTTCGTGAACCCGGAGTACCAGAAGCTGTTTCCGCACCGCCAGCTCATCGGCAAAACAGTGGCCGAAGTGCTGCCCGAGGTAATTGAACAAGGGTTTATTACGCTGCTGGACAATGTGTACGACACCGGCGAAGCCTTTGTCGGCAACGAGCTGGATATTATGCTGGACCGGGACGGCAGCGGGCAGCTGCAGCGCAGCTACCTCAACTTCACCTATCAACTTTTCATGGAAGGCAGTGAAAAAGCCGGCATCACGGTTTTTGCTTTTGATGTAACGGATCTGGTGCTGGCCCGCCAGGCTCTGGAGCGCCCCGATTCCACTGTCCGGTAA
- a CDS encoding DUF6960 family protein: protein MARPVPVVFGLYSWTPDYGLRYIHPANRRTFEWLEPLGKVFEKIGENDDWMLLRYDEQQFKVSPELFKELYEKPAFSFGDVVEEVNPAPGKPAHRGLISDVYWDEKNDTARFQIVERKRKLPRIFEAEELRHV from the coding sequence GTGGCTCGTCCTGTTCCCGTAGTTTTTGGCTTGTATTCCTGGACGCCTGATTATGGCCTCCGCTACATTCATCCGGCCAACCGCCGCACTTTTGAGTGGCTGGAGCCGCTGGGCAAAGTGTTTGAAAAAATTGGTGAAAACGACGACTGGATGCTGCTGCGCTACGACGAGCAGCAGTTTAAGGTCAGCCCGGAGCTATTTAAGGAGCTCTACGAGAAGCCCGCCTTCAGCTTTGGAGACGTGGTGGAAGAGGTAAACCCGGCCCCCGGTAAACCCGCGCACCGTGGCCTGATTTCGGATGTGTACTGGGATGAGAAGAACGATACCGCCCGCTTTCAAATAGTGGAGCGCAAGCGGAAGCTGCCGCGCATTTTTGAGGCCGAAGAACTACGGCACGTGTAA
- a CDS encoding GNAT family N-acetyltransferase has protein sequence MTLTWTTKPFAELTLAELYALLQLRSEVFVVEQTCAFQDIDGQDQGAWHLLGYTPEGELAAYARLFGPGICYPEASIGRVVVSPRFRRYGLGRELLRQAIAAVEALDGAQPIQIGAQSYLQAFYEDFGFRQVGEGYLEDNIPHIHMVRSASQA, from the coding sequence ATGACGCTTACCTGGACCACCAAACCCTTCGCCGAACTTACCTTGGCCGAACTCTATGCCCTGCTACAGCTGCGCAGCGAGGTATTTGTGGTGGAGCAGACGTGTGCGTTTCAGGATATAGACGGGCAGGACCAGGGCGCCTGGCACCTGCTGGGATACACGCCCGAGGGCGAGCTGGCCGCGTATGCCCGCCTGTTCGGTCCGGGCATCTGCTACCCCGAGGCCAGTATTGGGCGGGTGGTGGTAAGCCCGCGGTTTCGGCGCTATGGGCTGGGCCGGGAGCTGCTACGCCAGGCTATTGCGGCGGTAGAGGCGCTGGACGGCGCGCAGCCTATCCAGATTGGCGCCCAAAGTTACCTGCAGGCGTTTTATGAAGACTTTGGTTTCCGGCAGGTGGGCGAAGGGTATCTGGAAGATAATATTCCCCATATCCATATGGTGCGCTCCGCCAGCCAGGCGTAG
- a CDS encoding fasciclin domain-containing protein yields the protein MRKSSFSFRSWAPLRLLILGLCGALSLSLSACNDDDDDAPAAPSQNIVQVAQSNADFSTLVAAVVKADLATTLSGAGPFTVFAPTNAAFAKLAPPFNSAASISAITDAAQISQLRGILLYHVVGANIKAADIAAGASSATTARPASMVGGTSTNDNTLYLSKSSAGVFLNGSTQVTMPDISASNGTIHAINNVLMPPTQTIAQLVTTSASAATPEFTYLLQALERPAAAAVLTAAADPSANVTVFAPTDAAFRALLGSTPLSAVSDADLLAILSLHVVGSGRVFSSDLAPGTVSTLGGNITVASAGGGYTLKGGSGAAANVAMANILTTNGVVHVIDQVIQP from the coding sequence ATGCGCAAATCATCCTTCTCCTTCCGATCCTGGGCGCCTTTGCGCTTGCTCATTCTGGGGTTATGCGGTGCGCTTAGCCTAAGCCTGAGCGCCTGCAACGACGATGACGACGATGCGCCCGCCGCTCCCTCGCAGAACATTGTGCAGGTGGCGCAAAGCAATGCCGACTTCAGCACCCTGGTGGCAGCTGTCGTCAAGGCCGACCTGGCTACAACGCTGAGCGGGGCGGGGCCTTTCACGGTGTTTGCGCCTACTAATGCGGCGTTTGCCAAACTGGCGCCGCCTTTCAACAGCGCCGCCAGCATCTCGGCTATTACGGATGCCGCCCAAATCAGCCAGCTGCGGGGTATTCTGCTCTACCACGTGGTGGGCGCCAATATTAAGGCCGCTGATATTGCCGCCGGCGCCAGCAGCGCCACTACTGCCCGCCCGGCCAGCATGGTGGGCGGCACTTCCACCAACGACAATACCCTGTACCTGAGCAAGAGTAGCGCGGGGGTATTTCTTAATGGCAGCACGCAGGTAACGATGCCCGATATAAGTGCCAGCAACGGCACCATTCACGCCATCAACAACGTACTGATGCCGCCCACGCAGACCATTGCGCAGCTGGTAACTACCAGTGCCAGCGCTGCCACGCCGGAGTTTACGTATCTCTTGCAGGCTTTGGAGCGCCCTGCCGCCGCAGCGGTTCTCACCGCTGCCGCCGACCCCAGTGCCAACGTAACCGTATTTGCCCCCACCGATGCTGCCTTCCGGGCCCTGCTGGGCTCCACGCCGCTAAGTGCAGTTTCCGATGCGGATCTGCTTGCCATTCTGAGCCTGCATGTGGTGGGCTCGGGCCGGGTATTTTCCTCTGACTTAGCGCCCGGTACTGTTTCCACCCTGGGCGGCAACATTACTGTAGCGTCAGCGGGCGGCGGCTATACTCTGAAAGGCGGTAGCGGTGCCGCTGCCAACGTGGCTATGGCCAATATACTGACTACCAACGGAGTGGTTCATGTTATCGATCAGGTTATTCAACCTTAA
- a CDS encoding TonB-dependent receptor has product MKRLLPLLLLLATTLQLAAQTPTTLSGTVRDNAGHPLPGVNVFLKTTFDGASTDSLGHFRFSTRQTGTLPLVATLLGYQLQEQPVTLNGSPRQLALVLRPVRNQLGDVVITSGTFDASDDKRKTVFTARDVVTTAGASADVAGAFNTMPGTTRNGEEGKLFVRGGAAGETRQYLDGVPLQSPYNAAVSGLPARGRFSPMLFKGMAFSTGGYSAEYGQALSAVVALNSEDLAPETQTGISLFSLGGLSLSHQQRFERSSVAVTGDYMNMRPYFGLVPQRMLRAYESGGGSVALRQKTGSMGMLKAYGAFTKQHIEALQPDAEWEGGRPVGLRAGNAYMNTTFRSPVVRGWSVQTGVAATRDQQTARVATQEAAGQEMRELEQSVVSRLVLTNDSASAYWNLKLGMEGLLQHNEHRYLAAQRDTAFQVQEQRAAGFAESDIAFSNRLVGRVGGRLEYSGVLHRWNAAPRLALAYQLNEKTQLSGAFGYFYQNPATDLLLRAAQPEQLRFERARHWQLTYFRSYANRTLRVEAYAKAYAQLVRYNPSANPNPLTPFDPATYRSTGTGYARGVDVLWRDKKTFKNTDYWISYGFLDTRRQQRQDPVLAVPTFAARHNLSLVGKYWLSKAHTLVGATYTYNSPRAYFNPNEHDGYNQGRLPSFQDFSLNASYLTTLWKNYTIVHVSCTNVLGRQNVFGYRYAATKDANGQYPGVAVMPSAPRMVFVALLISINKKRLANTDEAPE; this is encoded by the coding sequence ATGAAACGACTGCTACCTCTGCTGCTCCTGCTGGCCACCACGCTGCAACTGGCCGCCCAAACGCCCACCACCCTCAGCGGCACCGTGCGCGACAACGCCGGCCACCCGCTGCCCGGCGTAAACGTATTCCTCAAAACCACCTTCGATGGAGCCAGCACCGATTCGCTGGGCCACTTCCGGTTCAGTACCCGCCAGACGGGCACGCTGCCGCTGGTGGCCACGCTGCTGGGCTATCAGCTGCAGGAACAACCCGTTACGCTGAACGGCAGCCCCCGGCAGCTGGCGCTGGTGCTCCGGCCGGTGCGCAACCAGCTCGGCGACGTGGTCATCACCTCCGGCACGTTTGACGCCAGTGACGACAAGCGCAAAACAGTGTTCACGGCCCGGGACGTAGTAACCACGGCCGGCGCCTCCGCCGATGTGGCGGGCGCTTTTAATACCATGCCCGGCACCACCCGCAACGGCGAAGAGGGCAAGCTGTTTGTGCGCGGCGGGGCCGCCGGCGAAACCCGGCAGTACCTGGATGGTGTGCCGCTGCAAAGTCCCTACAATGCGGCCGTTTCCGGGCTGCCGGCGCGGGGGCGGTTTTCGCCGATGTTATTCAAAGGCATGGCCTTCAGTACGGGCGGCTACTCAGCAGAGTACGGGCAGGCTTTGTCGGCGGTGGTAGCGCTGAACTCCGAGGACCTGGCGCCGGAAACGCAGACTGGCATTTCGCTCTTCTCTTTGGGTGGACTAAGCCTGTCGCATCAGCAGCGCTTTGAGCGGTCCTCGGTAGCTGTAACCGGCGACTACATGAACATGCGGCCCTATTTTGGGCTGGTGCCCCAGCGCATGCTCCGGGCCTATGAGTCGGGCGGCGGCTCGGTGGCTTTGCGGCAGAAAACCGGCAGCATGGGTATGCTGAAGGCCTACGGGGCTTTCACCAAACAGCACATTGAAGCCCTGCAGCCCGATGCCGAATGGGAGGGAGGCCGCCCCGTAGGGCTGCGCGCCGGCAACGCTTACATGAACACCACGTTCCGCAGCCCGGTGGTGCGGGGCTGGTCGGTGCAAACCGGCGTGGCCGCCACCCGCGACCAGCAAACTGCCCGGGTGGCTACGCAGGAAGCGGCCGGCCAGGAAATGCGCGAGCTGGAGCAGTCGGTGGTCAGCCGACTTGTGCTTACCAACGACTCGGCCAGTGCCTATTGGAACCTGAAGCTGGGCATGGAAGGCCTGCTGCAGCATAATGAGCATCGTTACCTGGCGGCTCAGCGGGATACGGCCTTTCAGGTGCAGGAGCAGCGCGCCGCGGGCTTCGCCGAGTCAGATATTGCCTTCAGCAACCGGCTGGTGGGGCGCGTGGGCGGCCGGTTGGAATATTCAGGGGTGCTGCACCGTTGGAATGCCGCGCCGCGCCTGGCCCTGGCGTATCAGCTGAATGAAAAAACGCAGCTGTCGGGGGCGTTTGGCTATTTCTATCAGAACCCGGCTACTGATTTGCTGTTGCGCGCCGCCCAGCCGGAGCAGCTCCGCTTTGAGCGCGCCCGCCACTGGCAGCTTACCTATTTCCGCAGCTATGCCAACCGCACGCTGCGCGTGGAGGCCTACGCCAAAGCCTACGCCCAGCTGGTGCGCTACAACCCCAGCGCCAATCCCAACCCCCTCACTCCCTTCGACCCGGCCACCTACCGCAGCACCGGCACGGGCTACGCCCGCGGCGTAGATGTGCTGTGGCGCGACAAGAAAACCTTCAAAAACACCGACTATTGGATTAGCTACGGCTTTCTGGATACCCGCCGGCAGCAGCGCCAGGACCCCGTGCTGGCCGTGCCCACCTTCGCGGCCCGGCACAACCTTTCCCTGGTAGGCAAATACTGGCTAAGCAAAGCCCACACGCTGGTGGGCGCCACCTACACCTACAACAGCCCGCGCGCCTACTTCAACCCGAACGAGCACGACGGCTACAACCAAGGCCGGCTGCCCAGCTTCCAGGATTTCAGCCTGAACGCCAGCTACCTCACCACGCTGTGGAAGAACTACACCATTGTGCATGTGTCGTGCACCAATGTGCTGGGGCGCCAGAACGTGTTTGGCTACCGCTATGCCGCCACTAAAGATGCTAACGGCCAGTACCCCGGTGTGGCCGTCATGCCCTCGGCCCCGCGCATGGTGTTCGTGGCCTTGCTGATTTCCATCAACAAAAAACGCCTGGCTAACACCGACGAGGCACCCGAATAA
- a CDS encoding YfcC family protein — protein MKTIRFPHPLVLLVGFILLATLLTYLLPAGVFERHPDAATGRDVVVPGSYHRVPASPVHPLQAIVDIPKGMTEAASVIFLVFLAGGAFTVVDQTGALRRGVDWLLDKFRGREAVVIPIICVLFATMGALENMQEEIVPLIPVLLILMRRIGYPPIIAAAVSIGSAAVGAAFSPLNPFQVGIAQKLAQLPLLSGGGFRMIFLALALAIWIGGTVRFAMRHRIAPEVDEVPGEAAGVGRHGLVLLLLFLTFAFFAYGVLKLEWDFDQMAALFFGLGVAAGLVGGLGLTGTASGFIDGFRDIAFSALLIGFARAIFVVLEQGQIVDTIVNGLSAPLAGLPVTLSALGMVGVHTALHLPVPSVSGQAVLTMPLLVPLSDLIGLSRQVTVLAYQYGAGLCEIITPTNGALVAIVTACGVRFDQWWKFVLPLYLLLLLLAVVAIVIGIAVGV, from the coding sequence ATGAAAACCATTCGCTTTCCGCACCCGCTGGTACTGCTGGTTGGGTTTATCCTGCTGGCTACGCTGCTCACCTACCTATTGCCGGCCGGCGTATTTGAGCGCCACCCCGATGCCGCCACCGGCCGCGACGTGGTAGTGCCCGGCTCCTACCACCGGGTGCCGGCCTCGCCGGTGCATCCGCTGCAGGCCATTGTGGATATCCCGAAAGGCATGACGGAAGCGGCCTCGGTTATTTTCCTGGTGTTTCTGGCGGGCGGCGCTTTCACGGTGGTAGACCAGACCGGGGCCCTGCGCCGCGGCGTAGACTGGCTGCTGGATAAATTTCGGGGCCGGGAGGCCGTGGTTATCCCCATTATCTGCGTGCTGTTTGCCACCATGGGCGCCCTGGAAAACATGCAGGAGGAAATTGTGCCCCTCATTCCGGTGCTGCTCATTCTGATGCGCCGCATTGGCTACCCACCCATTATTGCAGCGGCCGTCAGCATTGGCTCGGCGGCAGTGGGCGCGGCGTTCAGTCCCCTCAACCCGTTTCAGGTGGGCATTGCCCAAAAGCTGGCCCAGCTGCCGCTGCTTTCCGGCGGTGGCTTCCGCATGATTTTCCTGGCCCTGGCCCTGGCCATCTGGATAGGCGGAACCGTGCGCTTTGCCATGCGCCACCGCATAGCGCCGGAGGTAGATGAAGTTCCCGGCGAGGCTGCGGGCGTAGGCCGCCACGGCCTGGTGCTGCTGCTGCTATTTCTCACCTTTGCCTTCTTTGCCTACGGGGTGCTGAAGCTGGAGTGGGATTTTGATCAGATGGCCGCGCTGTTCTTCGGGCTGGGCGTAGCCGCCGGTCTGGTGGGCGGCCTGGGCCTTACGGGTACCGCTTCCGGCTTTATTGATGGCTTCCGGGATATTGCTTTTTCTGCCCTGCTCATCGGCTTTGCCCGCGCCATTTTTGTGGTGCTGGAGCAGGGCCAAATAGTAGATACCATTGTAAATGGCCTTTCGGCCCCGCTGGCCGGGCTGCCGGTTACGCTTTCGGCACTGGGCATGGTGGGCGTGCACACGGCCCTGCACCTGCCGGTGCCCAGCGTAAGCGGGCAGGCTGTGCTCACCATGCCCCTGCTCGTTCCCCTCTCCGACCTCATCGGCCTTTCCCGGCAGGTTACGGTGCTGGCTTACCAGTACGGTGCCGGCCTCTGCGAGATTATTACGCCCACCAACGGCGCCCTGGTGGCTATTGTAACGGCCTGCGGCGTGCGGTTTGATCAGTGGTGGAAGTTTGTGCTGCCGCTGTATCTGCTGCTGCTGCTGCTGGCGGTGGTAGCCATTGTTATCGGTATTGCGGTAGGCGTATAG
- a CDS encoding CZB domain-containing protein produces MDINRLDFQQARIKQVLFKSRLRSVLYGVREADDTLFSLYHNPLGEWLRTVVKPRYSLRPEVREIERTIQQMLDTGYELSTQYKRGYIEEARAGLDKINAYSDRIEALLQTLEQHTQV; encoded by the coding sequence ATGGACATAAACCGCCTGGATTTTCAACAAGCCAGGATCAAACAGGTGCTCTTCAAATCGAGGCTGCGCTCCGTGCTCTACGGGGTGCGCGAGGCCGATGACACGCTGTTTTCCCTGTATCATAACCCCCTGGGCGAGTGGCTGCGCACCGTAGTGAAGCCCCGCTACAGCCTGCGCCCCGAAGTGCGCGAAATTGAGCGCACCATTCAGCAAATGCTGGATACCGGCTACGAGCTTTCCACCCAATACAAGCGCGGGTACATAGAGGAAGCCCGCGCCGGGCTGGATAAAATCAATGCCTATTCCGACCGGATTGAGGCCCTGCTGCAAACCCTGGAACAACACACCCAAGTATAA
- a CDS encoding alpha-amylase family glycosyl hydrolase, producing MPDFTTVSAPVPQPGMGAIPHAHGTTFRVWAPHAEAVSVVGDFNDWNPKKHSLTTEEGGYWAIDVPGVAVGAEYRFWLKTPTGEFTRNDPYAREVTHSAGNSVVPHLDFDWGDNHFEMPAWNTLVIYELHVGTFHTTTEGQPGTFLDVIERLEYLRDLGINAIEIMPPTEFPGGRSWGYNPSHPFALETDYGGPQAFKELVKRAHEHGIAIILDVVYNHFGPGDLDLWQFDGWQENDGGGIYFYNDWRAETPWGHNRPDYGRPEVRQYIRDNALMWLEDFRVDGLRCDAIAHIRNVHGVNDPNSDLPDGWSLMRWVNEEIREKMPWKITIAEDLLGNEYITRAPEEDGQGFSAQWDAGFVYPIREALTAYSDDDRDMETVAAAISNRYNEDAFQRVIYTESHDEVANGKARVPEEIMPGEAHTWFPKKRATLGAALVFTSPGVPMIFQGQEFLADGFFSDELPLDWQRAEDMRGLVHLYRDLIRLRRNLEGHTRGLTGQHLEVFHINNEDKTVAFRRWADGDGGPGDTTVVLCNFADRAQESYTIGLPAAGHWRVRFNSDWQGYDEEFGNFESLDTLTEEGEYDGFPQHASFGLAPYSVLIISQEP from the coding sequence ATGCCTGATTTTACTACTGTTTCCGCCCCTGTGCCACAACCGGGCATGGGCGCTATTCCGCATGCCCACGGCACCACCTTTCGGGTGTGGGCACCCCACGCCGAAGCGGTTTCCGTGGTGGGCGACTTTAACGATTGGAACCCCAAAAAACACTCCTTAACCACCGAGGAAGGCGGTTATTGGGCTATTGATGTGCCGGGTGTAGCCGTGGGTGCCGAATATAGATTCTGGCTGAAAACGCCCACCGGCGAGTTTACCCGCAACGACCCCTACGCCCGCGAGGTAACCCACTCCGCCGGCAACTCCGTGGTTCCCCACCTGGATTTTGATTGGGGCGACAACCACTTCGAGATGCCCGCCTGGAACACGCTGGTCATCTATGAGCTGCACGTGGGCACCTTCCATACCACCACCGAAGGCCAGCCCGGAACGTTTCTGGATGTAATTGAGCGGCTGGAATACCTGCGGGACCTGGGCATCAATGCCATTGAAATAATGCCGCCCACGGAGTTTCCCGGCGGCCGTTCTTGGGGCTACAACCCCTCGCACCCCTTTGCGCTGGAAACAGACTACGGCGGCCCCCAGGCCTTTAAGGAGCTGGTGAAGCGCGCCCACGAGCACGGCATTGCCATTATTCTGGATGTGGTGTACAACCACTTCGGCCCCGGCGACTTGGACCTTTGGCAGTTTGATGGCTGGCAGGAAAACGACGGCGGCGGCATCTACTTCTACAACGACTGGCGCGCCGAAACGCCCTGGGGCCACAACCGCCCCGACTACGGCCGCCCCGAAGTGCGCCAGTACATTCGCGACAATGCCCTGATGTGGCTGGAGGATTTCCGCGTAGATGGCCTCCGCTGCGACGCCATTGCCCACATCCGCAACGTGCACGGCGTAAACGACCCCAACTCCGACCTGCCCGATGGCTGGAGCCTGATGCGGTGGGTAAATGAGGAAATCCGGGAAAAGATGCCCTGGAAAATCACCATTGCTGAAGATTTATTGGGCAATGAGTACATCACCCGCGCTCCGGAGGAGGATGGCCAGGGCTTTTCGGCCCAGTGGGATGCCGGCTTTGTGTACCCCATCCGCGAAGCCCTCACCGCCTACTCCGATGATGACCGGGATATGGAAACTGTAGCGGCCGCTATTAGCAACCGGTATAATGAAGATGCGTTTCAGCGGGTTATTTATACCGAGTCGCACGATGAGGTAGCCAACGGGAAGGCACGGGTGCCGGAGGAGATTATGCCCGGCGAAGCGCACACCTGGTTTCCCAAGAAGCGCGCCACCCTGGGTGCGGCGTTGGTATTCACCTCGCCGGGCGTGCCCATGATTTTTCAGGGACAGGAGTTTCTGGCCGATGGCTTCTTCTCCGATGAACTGCCGCTGGACTGGCAGCGGGCCGAAGACATGCGCGGGCTGGTGCACCTGTACCGTGACCTGATCCGGCTGCGGCGCAACCTGGAGGGCCACACGCGCGGCCTCACGGGCCAGCACCTCGAGGTTTTTCACATCAACAACGAAGATAAAACGGTGGCTTTCAGGCGCTGGGCCGATGGCGACGGCGGCCCCGGCGACACCACCGTGGTTCTGTGCAACTTCGCCGACCGCGCCCAGGAGTCCTACACCATTGGGCTGCCCGCAGCGGGCCACTGGCGCGTGCGCTTCAACAGCGACTGGCAGGGCTACGACGAGGAGTTCGGCAACTTTGAAAGCCTGGATACGCTCACGGAAGAAGGCGAATACGACGGTTTTCCGCAGCACGCCAGCTTTGGTCTGGCTCCTTATTCCGTGCTGATTATCTCCCAGGAACCATAA
- a CDS encoding DUF4198 domain-containing protein: MLCAAFLLGQVALGNDFWLRPGQYHVSPGATVYVHRLMGQQFKGERWTGNSQRVAQLLHYAPNDTVDLTQVATQQDTLQTTLALNEAGTHLIGFTSTEASLTQTASDFNTYLKAEGLDQVLLTRQRRKQLDKPAREAYRRCAKTLVQVGTATAGSFNAVLGQALELVPEQNPYALRPGTSITVRVLENGQPARGQLVHIWLKAGAANQPATVQNVYTSGEGRVLVRLPPTPVEVLLTTVRMHPHPNAKTADWQSAWASLTFGLGKSGRR; this comes from the coding sequence ATGCTCTGTGCAGCTTTTTTGCTGGGCCAGGTGGCGCTGGGCAACGACTTTTGGCTGCGCCCCGGTCAATACCATGTTTCGCCGGGCGCTACGGTGTATGTGCACCGGCTCATGGGCCAGCAGTTTAAGGGCGAGCGGTGGACCGGCAATAGCCAGCGGGTGGCGCAGCTGCTGCACTACGCCCCCAACGATACCGTAGACCTCACGCAGGTGGCTACCCAGCAGGACACGCTGCAAACCACCCTGGCGCTGAATGAGGCGGGCACCCACCTTATCGGCTTCACCAGCACGGAAGCCAGCCTGACTCAGACGGCCTCCGATTTCAACACCTACCTGAAAGCCGAAGGTCTGGACCAGGTGCTGCTGACGCGGCAACGCCGCAAGCAGCTGGACAAGCCGGCCCGGGAAGCGTACCGCCGCTGCGCCAAAACCCTGGTGCAGGTGGGTACGGCCACCGCCGGCTCTTTTAATGCGGTGCTGGGCCAGGCCCTGGAATTAGTACCCGAGCAAAACCCCTATGCCCTGCGCCCCGGCACTTCTATTACGGTGCGGGTGCTGGAAAACGGTCAGCCCGCCCGCGGCCAGCTGGTGCATATCTGGCTGAAAGCCGGGGCGGCCAATCAGCCGGCCACCGTGCAGAATGTATATACCTCCGGGGAGGGCCGCGTGCTGGTGCGGCTGCCCCCTACGCCGGTAGAAGTATTGCTAACGACCGTGCGCATGCACCCGCATCCGAACGCCAAAACGGCCGATTGGCAAAGTGCCTGGGCCAGCCTTACCTTCGGACTGGGGAAGTCAGGCCGCCGGTGA
- a CDS encoding STAS domain-containing protein codes for MKYTIDKKETYTIITIDEKKLDTTVAPDLKSEFVKLNAEGINNLILDLTNVKYTDSSGLSSILIANRLCNSTGGLLVLTGLQDHVMKLITISKLESVLNILPTVEEGIDRIFLHAIERDLTSKE; via the coding sequence ATGAAGTACACGATTGATAAAAAAGAAACTTACACAATCATCACGATTGATGAGAAGAAGCTCGACACCACCGTTGCGCCTGACCTGAAATCGGAGTTTGTGAAACTGAATGCCGAGGGGATCAACAATCTGATCCTGGACCTCACCAACGTGAAGTACACGGACTCCTCGGGCCTGAGCTCTATCCTGATTGCCAACCGCTTGTGCAACTCCACCGGCGGCTTGCTGGTTCTCACCGGCCTGCAGGACCACGTGATGAAGCTCATCACCATCAGCAAACTGGAATCGGTGCTGAATATTCTGCCCACGGTGGAAGAAGGCATTGACCGCATTTTTCTGCACGCCATTGAGCGTGACCTGACGAGCAAAGAATAG